One window of Vespa velutina chromosome 2, iVesVel2.1, whole genome shotgun sequence genomic DNA carries:
- the LOC124946440 gene encoding xenotropic and polytropic retrovirus receptor 1 isoform X1, producing MKFAEHLSAHITPEWRKQYISYEEMKAMLYTAVEEAPSSESVEPEVIQRHFASFDEVFFTFCDRELKKINTFYSEKLAEATRKYAALQNELKTALELQHGSGKNKGKPNTKPYLPTRKLRELKLAFSEFYLSLILLQNYQNLNYTGFRKILKKHDKLLSVDSGSKWRVECVEIAHFYTSKDIDKLIQETEATVTNDLEGGDRQRAMKRLRVPPLGEHQSPWTTFKVGLFSGSFIILFIAVVLSAIFHESGENLKVAFRLYRGPLLIIQFLFLIGVNVYGWRSSGVNHVLIFELDPRNHLSEQHLMELSAVLGVVWTLSLLSFLYSASLSIPPYVNPLALVCLMLAFFLNPFKIFRHEARFWLLKIIGRVLVSPFAYVNFADFWLADQLNSLTTALLDFHFLTCFYITNGNWLEAGNTKQCTSGSLILRPIVNCLPAWFRFAQCLRRYRDSKEAFPHLANAGKYSTTFLVVIANTLHNYHQDEYSNQWENPWLWSWVASCVVNSVYSYTWDLKMDWGLLDNNAGENRFLREEVVYSAAGFYYFAIIEDFVLRFIWVASFILIQCGHISNDLMTSIVAPLEVFRRFIWNFFRLENEHLNNCGKFRAVRDISIAPIESSDQTQILRMMDDENGVLNRGKRKGGGKKQVNTKEEKRALLKETIDIDISNAS from the exons ATGAAGTTTGCAGAACATCTATCTGCTCATATTACGCCTGAATGGCGTAAGCAGTATATTAGTTATGAG GAAATGAAAGCAATGCTTTATACTGCAGTGGAGGAGGCACCTTCTTCAGAAAGTGTAGAACCAGAAGTGATACAAAGGCACTTTGCTTCCTTCGATGaagtattttttacattttgtgatcgtgaattgaaaaaaattaatactttttattctg aaaaattagcAGAAGCAACACGTAAATATGCAGCATTacaaaatgaattgaaaacTGCTTTAGAATTGCAACATGGCAGTGgcaaaaacaaaggaaaaccTAATACCAAACCTTATCTACCTACAAGAAAATTAAGAGAATTGAAACTTGCATTTTCAGagttctatctttctctcatactTTTACAAAACTACCAAAATCTTAATTATACTGGATTTCgtaaaattcttaaaaagCATGATAAG TTATTGTCTGTGGATAGTGGTTCAAAATGGAGAGTAGAATGTGTAGAAATAGCTCATTTCTATACTTcaaaagatatagataaacTTATACAAGAAACAGAGGCAACCGTAACAAATGATCTTGAAGGTGGTGATAGGCAACGTGCTATGAAAAGACTTCGTGTGCCACCTCTAGGTGAACATCAGAGCCCGTGGACTACTTTTAAAGTGGGATTATTTTCTGGAAGTTTTATAATCCTGTTTATAGCTGTTGTTCTCTCAG CAATATTCCATGAGAGTGgagaaaatttgaaagtaGCATTTCGTTTGTACAGAGGACCATTGCTtatcattcaatttttatttctcattggTGTTAATGTTTATGGTTGGAGATCCTCAGGGGTAAATCATGTCTTAATATTTGAATTGGATCCACGAAATCATCTCTCCGAACAACATCTTATGGAATTGTCTGCAGTACTTGGAGTAGTATGGACATTAAGTCTATTAAGTTTCCTTTACAGTGCTAGTCTTAGTATTCCGCCATATGTAAATCCTTTAGCTCTTGTCTGTCTTATGCTGGCATTTTTTCTGAATCCATTCAAGATCTTCCGCCATGAAGCACGTTTTTGGTTACTCAAAATCATT gGTCGTGTTTTGGTATCCCCATTTGCATACGTTAATTTCGCAGATTTTTGGTTAGCTGATCAATTAAATAGTTTGACTACCGCTCTATTggactttcattttttaacatGTTTTTACATCACGAATGGTAATTGGCTTGAAGCAGGGAACACAAAGCAATGTACATCAGGATCTTTGATCCTCAGACCTATTGTTAATTGTCTACCGGCTTGGTTTCGTTTTGCACAATGCTTACGAAGGTATCGTGATTCCAAAGAAGCATTTCCGCATTTAGCAAATGCTGGAAAATATTCAACTACCTTTCTAGTTGTTATAGCTAATACATTACATAATTATCATCAAG atgaaTATAGTAATCAGTGGGAGAATCCATGGTTATGGTCTTGGGTGGCAAGTTGCGTTGTTAATTCAGTATATTCTTATACATGGGATCTTAAGATGGATTGGGGTCTTCTAGATAATAATGCTGGTGAAAACCGATTTTTAAGAGAGGAAGTTGTTTATTCTGCAGCG ggcttttattattttgcgaTAATAGAGGATTTTGTGTTAAGATTCATATGGGTCGCaagtttcattttaatacAATGCGGACATATTTCCAATGACTTAATGACATCTATAGTTGCACCTCTTGAGGTTTTTAG GCGTTTTATTTggaatttctttcgattggAGAACGAGCACTTGAATAATTGTGGTAAATTTCGTGCTGTACGCGACATTTCCATAGCACCAATCGAAAGTTCTGATCAAACGCAAATTCTTCGTATGATGGATGATGAAAATGGTGTACTAAACAGAGGTAAACGTAAAGGTGGTGGTAAAAAGCAAGTAAATAccaaggaagaaaagagagcatTGCTTAAGGAAACtattgatattgatatttcGAATGCTAGTTAA
- the LOC124946440 gene encoding xenotropic and polytropic retrovirus receptor 1 isoform X2, with translation MKFAEHLSAHITPEWRKQYISYEEMKAMLYTAVEEAPSSESVEPEVIQRHFASFDEVFFTFCDRELKKINTFYSEKLAEATRKYAALQNELKTALELQHGSGKNKGKPNTKPYLPTRKLRELKLAFSEFYLSLILLQNYQNLNYTGFRKILKKHDKLLSVDSGSKWRVECVEIAHFYTSKDIDKLIQETEATVTNDLEGGDRQRAMKRLRVPPLGEHQSPWTTFKVGLFSGSFIILFIAVVLSAIFHESGENLKVAFRLYRGPLLIIQFLFLIGVNVYGWRSSGVNHVLIFELDPRNHLSEQHLMELSAVLGVVWTLSLLSFLYSASLSIPPYVNPLALVCLMLAFFLNPFKIFRHEARFWLLKIIGRVLVSPFAYVNFADFWLADQLNSLTTALLDFHFLTCFYITNGNWLEAGNTKQCTSGSLILRPIVNCLPAWFRFAQCLRRYRDSKEAFPHLANAGKYSTTFLVVIANTLHNYHQDEYSNQWENPWLWSWVASCVVNSVYSYTWDLKMDWGLLDNNAGENRFLREEVVYSAAIHMGRKFHFNTMRTYFQ, from the exons ATGAAGTTTGCAGAACATCTATCTGCTCATATTACGCCTGAATGGCGTAAGCAGTATATTAGTTATGAG GAAATGAAAGCAATGCTTTATACTGCAGTGGAGGAGGCACCTTCTTCAGAAAGTGTAGAACCAGAAGTGATACAAAGGCACTTTGCTTCCTTCGATGaagtattttttacattttgtgatcgtgaattgaaaaaaattaatactttttattctg aaaaattagcAGAAGCAACACGTAAATATGCAGCATTacaaaatgaattgaaaacTGCTTTAGAATTGCAACATGGCAGTGgcaaaaacaaaggaaaaccTAATACCAAACCTTATCTACCTACAAGAAAATTAAGAGAATTGAAACTTGCATTTTCAGagttctatctttctctcatactTTTACAAAACTACCAAAATCTTAATTATACTGGATTTCgtaaaattcttaaaaagCATGATAAG TTATTGTCTGTGGATAGTGGTTCAAAATGGAGAGTAGAATGTGTAGAAATAGCTCATTTCTATACTTcaaaagatatagataaacTTATACAAGAAACAGAGGCAACCGTAACAAATGATCTTGAAGGTGGTGATAGGCAACGTGCTATGAAAAGACTTCGTGTGCCACCTCTAGGTGAACATCAGAGCCCGTGGACTACTTTTAAAGTGGGATTATTTTCTGGAAGTTTTATAATCCTGTTTATAGCTGTTGTTCTCTCAG CAATATTCCATGAGAGTGgagaaaatttgaaagtaGCATTTCGTTTGTACAGAGGACCATTGCTtatcattcaatttttatttctcattggTGTTAATGTTTATGGTTGGAGATCCTCAGGGGTAAATCATGTCTTAATATTTGAATTGGATCCACGAAATCATCTCTCCGAACAACATCTTATGGAATTGTCTGCAGTACTTGGAGTAGTATGGACATTAAGTCTATTAAGTTTCCTTTACAGTGCTAGTCTTAGTATTCCGCCATATGTAAATCCTTTAGCTCTTGTCTGTCTTATGCTGGCATTTTTTCTGAATCCATTCAAGATCTTCCGCCATGAAGCACGTTTTTGGTTACTCAAAATCATT gGTCGTGTTTTGGTATCCCCATTTGCATACGTTAATTTCGCAGATTTTTGGTTAGCTGATCAATTAAATAGTTTGACTACCGCTCTATTggactttcattttttaacatGTTTTTACATCACGAATGGTAATTGGCTTGAAGCAGGGAACACAAAGCAATGTACATCAGGATCTTTGATCCTCAGACCTATTGTTAATTGTCTACCGGCTTGGTTTCGTTTTGCACAATGCTTACGAAGGTATCGTGATTCCAAAGAAGCATTTCCGCATTTAGCAAATGCTGGAAAATATTCAACTACCTTTCTAGTTGTTATAGCTAATACATTACATAATTATCATCAAG atgaaTATAGTAATCAGTGGGAGAATCCATGGTTATGGTCTTGGGTGGCAAGTTGCGTTGTTAATTCAGTATATTCTTATACATGGGATCTTAAGATGGATTGGGGTCTTCTAGATAATAATGCTGGTGAAAACCGATTTTTAAGAGAGGAAGTTGTTTATTCTGCAGCG ATTCATATGGGTCGCaagtttcattttaatacAATGCGGACATATTTCCAATGA